CGAGACTGGAAATGAATCTGCAGGTGCAAGCGGTCTTGATGACCTGAAAATGCATGCAATTGCAAGGATAATCCTGGGCAGAGATATACCCAATATTCAGGCCTCATGGATAAAAATAGGAACCAGAATGGCTCAGATGGCATTATGCTGCGGGGCAAATGACCTTGGAGGCACCATGATGGAGGACAAGATATCAATAGCTGCAGGATCATCCCACGGTGAATATTTATCACGAGGAGAGATAGCTTCAATTATAAAAGCGATAGGACGTATCCCTGTAGAACGTACAACCACCTATAAACGTGTTAAGTTAAATGTATAATCCCATAGCATATATCTGAAAGAAAATAGTTAAAAATACAGGAAGGCTTTTTATAAGCTTCAAAGTTAAATTAATTACATCTAAAAATTTTATACAATCATGATTACTATAAATTAAGGGAGAGCCTGAAAATGCCAAAACGATATGAAGGAATGGCTTACTGGGAAATTGTAAGCAGGCAAATGGGAGTTGTGACCAAATCAAAACAAGAAAGAATTAAGGATGCCAAAATCACTGTTATCGGCTGTGGCGGAATTGGCGGTGCCACTACTGAAATGCTCATAAGGATGGGGATTGGAAACCTCAAAATAATTGATAAAGACACATTTAATGTATCTAATATTAACCGACAGCTCATGAGCAGCTTCTACAGTGTTGGAAAATCCAAAGTAAATACCACATATGAAATTCTAAAGTCAATAAACCCTTTTACAAATATTGAGGCAATTGAAGAAGAGGTAAATGAAAGTAATGTGGAGAGAATCATTGAAGGCAGCGATATTGTTATTGATGCCCTTGACAATCTCCTAACAAGAATTATAGTAAGTAGAAGTGCAAGAGATTCAGGTATCCCCTTTATTCATGGAGCAATTCATGGAACAAAGGGTCAGATGAGTGTTTTCACAGAAGATACTCCCACCTATGAGGAACTGTTCAAATTACCTTCTCTTGGAAAAGATTTAACTGAAGATGTGATATCGGAAGTTAATGCTATGGGCGCTGAAGTGCCCCCTGTTATCGCCCCAATTCCAAATATTGTTGGCTGCTTACAGGCATTTGAAGCTTTTAAACTCATTACCCTGCAGGGAGAGCCTGTCATGGCGCCAGATGTTTTGATATTCGATCTTTTAGGTAAGGAACCATTTTCAACCGTCAGATTTTAATTTTTGTCTTGAAGAAATGTCTTGAACTTTATTCATGTTTATTCTGATAAACTGAACTTTTTATTATGTTTTAATAGATTATATTGAACTTTTTTTAATGAATTCTTTTATTATATGGAAATGTTTTAATATTCAAAGAGTTATAGCTATAAACAGATATAAATGATTGAGCCTTTAAGCAATATAATGATCTTAAATTATTATATTATGGTTCAACAGGCTTTTTATAAGATTTAATT
This genomic window from Methanobacterium sp. contains:
- a CDS encoding HesA/MoeB/ThiF family protein; the encoded protein is MPKRYEGMAYWEIVSRQMGVVTKSKQERIKDAKITVIGCGGIGGATTEMLIRMGIGNLKIIDKDTFNVSNINRQLMSSFYSVGKSKVNTTYEILKSINPFTNIEAIEEEVNESNVERIIEGSDIVIDALDNLLTRIIVSRSARDSGIPFIHGAIHGTKGQMSVFTEDTPTYEELFKLPSLGKDLTEDVISEVNAMGAEVPPVIAPIPNIVGCLQAFEAFKLITLQGEPVMAPDVLIFDLLGKEPFSTVRF